TACTCGACCGCTCTCCTGGCAAGGCCTCGTCATGATCCACGCCCAAGCGCAGCTGAAGCACATGTGGGAGAAGCACGGCTTCCGCGAGGAGCTCCGCAACGACAATGGCGAGCTCGAGATCGCCGCCGAGCCACACTGGATGGAGGAGGGCATCGAGCACGTGGGAATGTGGAAGAGGCTCAAGATTGCACCGGGAAGGTTGTAGTCTTCAACCTCCCCTGTCCCTGCATGATGGACCTCTTGGAAGACCTTTGCTTACGCTCCCCTCCAGCACGCTCTTGCAGCGCCAGGTAGCAGCCGCTCTCGACAAGGGTCCGCCTAAGTTCCCCATAGGCGCTGTCCGAGTTGCAGAGCCTATCAACTGAGCCGTCGTTCGATACATGGTTTTACAGGTCTTTGGTTTTGATTTTTTTTGATCGGCTTTCACCCAACATCATGGCGTATACCCCCTTGCACAAGATCACGACGACACGATACGAATAGACTCTTCATTGCTTTTCCCAACCGCTAGGCGCATTACTGCGGTGCTGTGGCTTGCCCGCTTGCAGATGTTGCAGATATAGCATAGTGTAGCATGGCAATTACACTCCCATCTTCACACGCTAGTTTGCTCTCTCTTGGATACCTACGTGAATGTCGACACCACAGACTAAATTTCTCTTCTTGCTATGTCCTAGCCACCGGATGCAGGCAAGTCTTGCTTGATCCCACGACGACTGCTACGGGCTGGTAGGTATAAAGATCATGCCTCAGTACTCTCCGCCAGCGTCCACGCGAGGTACGCAGTTCAACGACATCATGACTAACACCACGCGCTGCCGAGGCAGCAAGGTCCCACCTGTTCCAGATTCCCAGTCTATCCTCACAGCGTAGATGGAGTGCTATGATGCTTGTTTCTCTTTACCGGAAGATGTCATGCTGAGTGTTCGAATCGGGGCCCTGCGAGTGCTCGGAGCTGGCGACGTGGATTTCCTGCGGTGTTCAAAGGTCTTGACAATCGCTACCTTCTGCAATATAACCAAGGACAAGTGGATGAGAAGCTGCCTGGCAGGGATAATTCCATTCCAGGAGTACTGAAGTGTTAATTGTAAGTCGCGAGTTGAAGAGGTATCAGTCAGCAGTGACCACGGGCATGCCAACCCTAATGGATACCGTTTTGTCGCCAACGGATCGCTGCGTTCCCGGTGGGTAATTGCAGTTAACGTACCGCGTCAACAGAGTGTGGCTGATGTAGTATCTTAACCCGTAACATCGTGAGCAGCGCAAGCTACGATCCCGTCTTGAGAGAAGGACTGATCGAAGGGTAAGAGCTGCGATAAAGGTAAGCGTCTCGCGATACTCGACATTGCGGGTCACGCGTTGCAATGCTGACCGTATGGTCCGATGCGAGTGTCACAAAGATACAGCGAGGTTTATGCGACACGATGACTTGTCAGAAACCTCATCTCCGAATTGGTAGCAGGGAAGTCAATTGCGgataattgcagggtagttTATGCGGGTCCAAGCTTCCTCTATGAGCTCTACTACGTACTGAGATGGATGGTGTATTTGAGTGTTTTGGTTATGTCCTCGTCTGGCCTTTTTCGTTGTGCATTCAAACTCTTCTCCTTTCGTACTTGAGAGTCTGTAGTTTGTTGGGCTTCTCTACATTACATCTTTTCTCCTACAATTAAATCGAATAGGACGGCGGTCGATTTTCCACACCTTTGCAAAACCTAGACGTCGAGCCAACTCATCATCGATAAAACCCATTCCTCATGCTCAGCGCTGAGCTGCATAACTCAACGCTCAGCTCTGCTCAATACATGGCAATGACAAGATTTGGCAAAATATGAGGGACATGCATATCAACACGTTGCTGGGATCGGTCTCTTGGCAGCGAATCGAGCCTGATGAAAGAAGATTCGACTTCTCCAACCTCGACGCTATCATCCTGGCGGCTCGTGAGTACAACATAAACCTTTTTGTTGTGGTTCGGCAGTTTCAAGAACGCGCTATCAATATACGTGCCAGCTTGGGTGAAGAAGGACATAAAGCGTTTCCCCAGGGTGCACACTGTGGAAGCTGGAAATCGCAAACGCACACTGGAACTTCTCAGCCCACTCTCTGAGAATAGCTGGACAGCCGACGCAAAAGCTTTTGCAAAGCTGGTGGCGCACCTGAAGGAGTTCGACAGTCAGCACTGCATTGTGCTGATGGTACAGGTCGAGAACGAGACGGGATCACTAGGCGACTTCAAAGACCGATCCAAAATCGCAGAAAGGCGCATCATTTTCATACGACATTCATCCAGATATTTGCTGGCTTTTAGAAGCGGGATCGGTGGGTGAGCGCCGCTTATACGGAAAACCCATGCATTATGGCTAACCACCCACAGCTCAGCGCGTGAAACGGATCGCTTTCAAGACCTTGTGTCCCCTGTCAGTCTCCGCATCAACCCCGGATTCCCACCCCATGGCACTGGCGGCGTATAGTAATAGTCGGAAAATGTGCCACCGTGCTCGACAGTACGAATGTATACCTGCGTCATGATGGAGACCTTTTGAGATGAACATCCAGGCGCACCTGTTTCGTTCTTTTATCACTCTGATTTTACATCTCGAGGGGACTTCACTGCGGACAACAACCAAGACATAGACATTTTGCATCGTGAGGATGTCGCTGTTCCATTCCAGCCACGCGAGGACGACATCCCGAGTTCCGGGAGCCGTACCTTATCATGTCATTCTTGCTCGGCTCGACCATATTGGATTCAGATGGCAGCCTTCTCAACGGACTTCAGAGGACGCCAACGTGACAAGCATGTACGCACATGAGCCCGTGTCGGTGAAGATGGAGAGCTAGTAGATGCAGACTTCCACCATCCTACCGGCTCACGGCTGGGTCTGCTAGGAGCCTTCCCAGGCTTCGGAGGTCAGTGAAGGATACAGTAAACATGCAGGACCAATACTGACGTCGTTGGCCTTCTCAGGGTTTGCTGCCCTACTCTTCACTGCCTACATTGCCGACATCCTTGGCCGACGTATGGGCACAGCAATCGGCTGTGTCCTTGTCATCATTGGATTCATCATCCAAGCGCTACCACAAGCCAGCAACCCCAACGCGATGTTCCTCGCGGGCAGGTTCATTATGGAAATGTACGTTTCCCACTAAAAAACCGTCAAAGTTGTATGTCGGCTGACGTAAACACAGGGGCAGCAACATCTTCAACAAAACCTGTCCACTCCTGATCACCAAGGCCTCCCACCCACGACACATAGGTCGGGTAACGACCATTTACAACACCCTTTGGTACATGGGCTCCATCTTTGCTGCTTGGACCACATACGGTACGCTCACACACATCACCTCGGACCTGTCCTGGAGACTGCCCATTGGACTCCAGTGTGCCATGCCAGACATTCAGCTGCTCTTCGTATAATTGCTACCGGAAAGCTCTCGTTGGTTGATCAGCAAGGACAAGCATGAGTCCGTAAAGAAAGTGCTTACTAAATACCACGGCAATGGTGATGATAAAGATTTTATTAATTGGGAACGCAGTGAGATCAGTTAGATACTCGAGGTGGAGAAGACTGCAAGCGCTTCCAGCGGGTGGCACGAGCTCATAGGAACGTCTGGCAACAGGAAGAGACGCTTGCTGATCATCCTGAGTGCCATCTTCTCCCAGTGCTCCGGCAATGGTCTCGTCAGTAATGGTGGCCTGACAATCTGGTGTTTTGTCGTATCTCTCGGTCGCACCTTCCTCGTAGATCGCATCGGTCGTCGCACACTATTCCTTAGTGTTAGCGTAGGTATACTCATCGCGTTCACCATGTAAACCGCCTGTAGCGCTGTGTATGCACAGGCAGGCGACTCGAGTGCAGGCTTGGTTGTGCTTCATTTTTTATGGTGCTGCAGGTATTGCTTGGCCCGGACTGACTGTATCGTACATAGTCGAGATTCTTCCCTTCAACATTCGTGCTAAAGGACTTACACTTTGCTTCGTCTTCACGTCGCTGTCTGGCGTGTTCAATCAATATGTGAACCTCATCGGCATCGAGGCACTAGGCTGGTGAGTCATCATACTTTTACTGAAAGCAAGGAATACGTTCTGACCAGTTCATAGGACGTTCTACATCGTGTACGTTGTAGTACTTGTGCTGGAGTGTCTAGTCATCTACTTCCCCTCCGTTGAGACCAGGGGTCCAGTGAGTACTCCCCAAGCAAGGATGAGTAGAATATTTCCTGACTGTGAACTAGACCCTGGAGGAGATCGCTATCCTCTTCAACAGTGAAGACGCTAACGTAGCGGTACGAACGTAGTGCTGGGTACAAATGGTGAATCGAAAGGTAGTTTGCAATACAAGTACTGTGGCTCTCTCACGACCGTGGACCCTCCCGTGCATCCAAGACTTCGATGCACCATTCTGTGCTTGGTGCGCTCGAACAGCTCACCACGGCAGCGCCTCGGGCCCGCGCTCCATCTGTGCAACCCTACTCCTCCTGGCTTCTGCCTTCTCCTCCGCGTCACCATATCCGTGTCCTCTTTCCCATCTCCCCCTCACCCTCCTTATAGCGAAACGGCCAACCCCCCAAACTGAACTGGCGATGATTGTGCCCGCAATGCCTGTTGGTGCAAGCACGAAGCCCGCGCCACTGACAAAAGTGCCGATTGCACCTGCTCCTATTGTAGCAACTAAAGAGCCAATGGCGACATACTTGGCATAGCGCACGATGCGccagaagaagaatatcAAACTGGATCGCAGCACGCGTAGGAGTGCGCGAGTGCGGCGAGATGAGACAGCGCCAGCGCCTGCCGTTTTGGGGTTGTAGAGATAGCGGAGGTTTTGTTTTGTTGTGGCGAGAGCAGAGCGTGAGTGAGCATCTATTGCAGCATCGTGATTGTCGGCAGAGCGAGGTGCCATCGCGAGTACGTTGAGAAAGTGTAGTTGAATGCAGAACCGTTAATCTCTGGAAGCTCTCaaagtaaggatagctagCTCATGACGTCACATCAAATGTCAGTTAATGCAACCACACAATCTTGGTGTCTCAGTCAAAGTTCAAGCTCCAAACTCTGGACTGGTTTTTATTCGAGATGCAGGAAAGGAGAACCTTTAGAATGTACAGCTGCTTGAGATGCAACCATAGTGCCGACATCGGACATGAGGGCGTTGCCCCTCTCCGCTCCACGCATTGCCGATGGTAACCATTTGTTTTGAGATGCCGTCCTCCGTATCAACAGCAATACCGAGACTCAAGAAGACACAATGATACCAGGTTTTGTTTTCAAGCTATCATCCTAAACAAATCATCATACGCGATCGACTCCAGATCCATCACTCGCTTGCTCACATCGATACCACCATGTCCGGTTCATTCTGGATACAAACCGAAGACTGGCACACAGCCGGCGAACCTTTCCGCATCGTCGCCCATCTCCCAGCTGATTCCCTCCCAGGTGCATCAACAGTAGCAGAACGCCGCTTCGCCATCCTCAAAACCCCCGACCACCCCCTCGATATCCTCCGAAAGAAACTATGTCACGAGCCAAGAGGCCACTCGGACATGTATGGTGGTTTTATCACCCCACCAAACGACTCTGGCGCGCATTTTGGTGTGCTGTTCTGGCACGCTGAAGGCTTCTCCACGGCGTGCGGTCACGGGACTATGGCGTTGGGGTACTGGGCTGTTACCAAGGGATTGGTCAAGGCGCCTGAGGGGGATGGAGTGGTCGATGTGGTTGTCGATGTACCATCAGGTCGTGTTGTAGCTACCGTTGCAGTAGAACATGGAAAGCCAGTGCATGCTGATTTTGTCAACGTGTTGAGTTATCAGCTGGAGAAGGGTTTGTTGGTTGAAGTTCCCTCGCGAGGCGTTAGTGTCGTTGCCGATCTGGCGTTTGGCGGTGCAGTGTATGCGACGGTCGATGCAGCGCAGTTTGGTCTGAGAGTGGAGCCAAAGAACACAAACCAGTTCATTCAGCTGGGGCGAGAGATCAAGAAGAGTCTGGGAACAAGAGCACATTACAGCACTTATGATTGCTATGGCGTCATCTTCTTCCATGAAGACGACAAGAGTGCAGATCCTGTAAGGCAGACAAACGTCACTGTCTTTGCTGACGGGCAGATCGACCGGTCCCCTTGTGGTTCTGGGACCTGTGCAAGACTAGCAGTGCTTGTGGCAGAAGGCAGAGTCGGAGCAGGTCGATCGAAACTGATACACGGATCGATTATCGGGTCAACGTTCGAGGGAGAAGTCCTGTCGGAGGAGAAGAGTCCTATCGAAGGCGGTGCACCAGCTTGCATACCACGGGTGCGGGGCCACGCGAATTTGGTAGGGAGAATGAGCTTTTTCATTGATCCACAAGATCCAGTCCTGCCGTTTACGCTACGATAGATCAATGCATTCTCGCTGCTATGCCTGCTAGCCAAACAGGAGCTTCTTCACCTCAGGCCCCGCTACACAACCAACGGCAGCTGGCCACCCTCCAACAGCTCCAAAGGCCCAACCGTACGCTGCTTTGTGAACATAATACACCCCTCCCAGCAGCACATTTGCGACATCAAACGCAAGATTCTTCTCAGTCTCCACCTTCATGGCCAGTCTGTTCCCTTGGTCGTCGAGCCCCAGTTCCATTATGAGCTCCTTGGTGTGTCCGGACTGAGGAATGTCGACCTCATGGTTGATACTTGCGGAGTCGATGAGGTTGTATGCTAGCATGATCCTGGCTGGATTGCCCCAAAAAGACATCCAGCCACCCCACTCGCCTGTCGAGATAGTGATGGTCCCCTTCTGTCCTACTTGGGTCTTGTTGCCGTGCACTAAGATTTCTCCAGATAGCATGAAGTCGATGCAAGCTGTGGGGCCGGTCCCGGAGTCGAAGTTACTCAGCGACGTCAGGACAACTTCTCCCATGCGGCCATAGTTAATTGTAGGCGAGACTTCAAGCGGAAAGACGCTCTTCTTGTCGTTGAGCTAGGGACGTCGATGATAAGCTTTGTGCGTCATGTGAGGCTTATCCCCTTACCGATGAGTTCTTGTGAATACCTGCAAACGTAGGCCACTATTGGCTGTTGCCTTGGGGAATGTCGAACCGGACGTCGGTGATGAACATCTTGAGACCCTCTGGCAAGGTCGCAATCTTCAAGAGCTGGCTCACAGATCCGCGAGGCATTTTGGCAAGAGTTCCGATTTACAATCTGCGCAATGGGAATTGTATGGTAGCTGGAGGACTTCAAGGGGCGATCTGGAGACAGGTTATATAAGAACAAGCTAATACAAACTCTTTCACTACATTGGCCGAACTACGCAAGAGGTAATGATCATCATCACTCTCGCAAGCTGTCAACGGAGTCGCCGTCCCCGAAGCCATTCAGGCTTCCCA
This genomic window from Ascochyta rabiei chromosome 11, complete sequence contains:
- a CDS encoding Trans-L-3-hydroxyproline dehydratase — translated: MSGSFWIQTEDWHTAGEPFRIVAHLPADSLPGASTVAERRFAILKTPDHPLDILRKKLCHEPRGHSDMYGGFITPPNDSGAHFGVLFWHAEGFSTACGHGTMALGYWAVTKGLVKAPEGDGVVDVVVDVPSGRVVATVAVEHGKPVHADFVNVLSYQLEKGLLVEVPSRGVSVVADLAFGGAVYATVDAAQFGLRVEPKNTNQFIQLGREIKKSLGTRAHYSTYDCYGVIFFHEDDKSADPVRQTNVTVFADGQIDRSPCGSGTCARLAVLVAEGRVGAGRSKLIHGSIIGSTFEGEVLSEEKSPIEGGAPACIPRVRGHANLVGRMSFFIDPQDPVLPFTLR